From the genome of Ignavibacteriales bacterium, one region includes:
- a CDS encoding universal stress protein encodes MKINKMKKVLIALDYDPTAQKVAELGFSMAKGMNAEVVLLHVTSNPAYYSSTEYSPIMGFTGYMNMDPSQLDIVEELKKGSQQFLDKSKHHLGDETIQTVVKEGDFAEAILNTAKELHADVIVMGSHSKKWLENIIMGSVTEEVLHHTSIPLFIVPTKKEK; translated from the coding sequence ATGAAAATAAATAAAATGAAAAAAGTACTAATTGCACTGGATTATGATCCCACTGCGCAAAAAGTTGCAGAGCTTGGTTTTTCAATGGCTAAGGGGATGAACGCGGAAGTTGTTTTGCTGCATGTAACATCAAATCCTGCGTATTATTCCTCTACTGAATATTCTCCTATAATGGGGTTTACCGGTTACATGAATATGGATCCTTCACAATTAGATATTGTTGAAGAATTGAAAAAAGGATCCCAACAATTTCTTGATAAATCAAAACACCATCTTGGCGATGAAACAATCCAAACTGTCGTAAAAGAGGGGGATTTTGCCGAAGCGATATTAAATACTGCAAAAGAATTGCATGCGGATGTTATTGTTATGGGCTCTCATAGTAAGAAATGGTTGGAAAATATAATCATGGGAAGTGTTACGGAAGAAGTTTTACATCACACTTCTATACCGCTTTTCATCGTACCGACTAAAAAGGAAAAATGA
- a CDS encoding YtxH domain-containing protein, with protein MTNEAKGIGKGLLIGTLTGAAVGSIIALLYAPKSGKNLREEIKTKSHDFLDDVDEYIVKAKDKVSHLMNEGKNKSEKLVAETKEKVDMLLNEAEKLLTEAKDKTGKVANQGKEKYEKESERLKTAIKAGMDV; from the coding sequence ATGACGAACGAAGCAAAGGGAATTGGAAAAGGGTTACTAATTGGAACTCTTACCGGTGCCGCTGTCGGATCAATTATAGCACTTCTATATGCTCCGAAATCCGGGAAAAATTTACGCGAAGAGATCAAAACGAAATCGCACGACTTTCTTGACGATGTTGATGAGTACATTGTGAAAGCAAAGGATAAGGTTTCGCACTTAATGAATGAAGGCAAAAATAAGTCCGAAAAATTGGTTGCCGAAACTAAGGAAAAAGTTGATATGCTTTTAAATGAAGCGGAGAAACTTCTTACCGAAGCGAAAGATAAAACTGGAAAAGTAGCTAATCAAGGAAAAGAAAAGTATGAAAAAGAAAGTGAGCGTTTGAAAACTGCAATCAAAGCAGGAATGGATGTGTAG
- a CDS encoding response regulator transcription factor produces the protein MEKIQILLIEDNRLLRDGIVSILKKQPDMSVVAMVGNGENILITMKKHKPNVVLLDLGLRDQNSLQIVKLSKQNFPETKIIVMDLIPLQADVFEFIQAGVSGFILKDASIAEFYKTIRSVYNGLQVLPPNLTGSLFSQIVEHAINRFKPSVIVEAVRMTKRERQVIELIAEGFTNKEIAQNLHLSTYTVKSHVHNILEKLTLHTRVQIAKHAHLSDNYKTAVDTTSLIGE, from the coding sequence ATGGAAAAAATACAGATATTGCTAATAGAAGATAACCGGCTTCTGCGTGACGGAATTGTGTCGATTCTAAAAAAGCAACCGGATATGAGTGTCGTGGCTATGGTTGGTAATGGCGAAAACATTTTAATCACAATGAAGAAGCACAAACCAAATGTAGTCCTTTTAGATCTTGGTTTACGTGATCAAAATAGTTTACAGATTGTCAAATTAAGTAAACAGAATTTTCCCGAAACTAAAATAATAGTAATGGATCTTATACCTCTTCAGGCAGATGTATTTGAGTTTATACAAGCTGGGGTATCAGGATTCATACTAAAGGATGCAAGCATTGCTGAATTTTACAAAACTATCAGATCGGTTTATAATGGTCTTCAAGTTTTGCCGCCTAATTTAACCGGCTCACTTTTTTCTCAAATAGTCGAGCATGCAATTAACAGATTCAAACCATCAGTAATTGTTGAAGCAGTTCGTATGACTAAACGTGAACGGCAAGTTATTGAATTGATTGCAGAGGGTTTTACAAATAAAGAGATTGCACAAAATCTCCATCTTTCAACCTACACAGTGAAAAGCCACGTTCATAACATTCTTGAAAAATTAACGCTGCATACACGTGTCCAGATTGCGAAACATGCTCATCTTTCAGACAATTATAAAACCGCAGTAGACACTACTTCATTAATTGGTGAGTAA
- a CDS encoding PAS domain-containing sensor histidine kinase, whose product MKRAKKESDKTVIKKTKKKIEPKTKKPAVEKLEDVKRLVQLLQIHQIELEHQNEELRIAQEELEVSRNKYVNLFDFAPIPYFTLNKHGIIKEVNLSASKMFELDRNKLIDKSFSTFIQLDEKSIFNSFIANVFDSHIKQTCELNVTNKDKHVFHVLLEGLELDDLLGIDQKCQVALIDLTKYKKAEDSLKDSTEELKLLNSTKDKFFSIIAHDLRSPFQSLLSVSGLLATETESLSQEEIIMFSKGLNDNLKNLYALLKNLLNWSLMQRNMLEYTPVDLNLFDLVNKKIEISSQSAIKKNITVTNKVDTRTIVFADDNMLRSVVHNLITNAIKFTKSDGRVIISSIEKDGFVEVCIQDTGIGIESEKISTLFDFNMLATSIGTDGEKGTGLGLPLCKEFVEKNGGKIWAESELGEGSKFKFTLNKSIS is encoded by the coding sequence ATGAAACGTGCAAAAAAGGAATCTGACAAGACCGTTATTAAAAAAACTAAGAAAAAGATTGAGCCAAAAACTAAAAAGCCGGCTGTTGAAAAACTTGAAGATGTTAAAAGACTGGTACAGTTGCTACAAATCCATCAAATTGAACTGGAACATCAAAACGAAGAACTTAGAATTGCACAGGAAGAATTGGAAGTATCGAGAAATAAGTATGTAAACCTTTTTGATTTTGCACCAATCCCTTACTTTACTTTGAATAAACACGGCATAATCAAGGAAGTAAATTTAAGCGCAAGTAAAATGTTTGAATTAGATCGGAACAAATTAATTGATAAGAGTTTTAGTACTTTTATTCAACTAGATGAGAAGTCAATTTTTAATTCGTTTATTGCTAATGTTTTTGATTCCCACATAAAACAAACTTGCGAATTAAATGTGACGAACAAAGATAAACATGTATTCCATGTTCTACTGGAAGGTTTAGAATTAGATGACTTGCTGGGAATAGATCAAAAATGCCAGGTTGCGTTAATCGATTTGACGAAATACAAGAAAGCTGAGGATTCTTTAAAAGATTCCACTGAAGAACTTAAATTACTCAACTCTACCAAAGATAAATTCTTCTCGATCATTGCGCACGATTTAAGAAGCCCTTTCCAGTCTTTGCTAAGTGTTTCTGGATTACTTGCTACGGAAACTGAAAGTTTATCGCAAGAAGAGATAATTATGTTTAGCAAAGGATTGAATGACAACTTGAAAAATCTATATGCCCTTTTGAAAAATTTGCTCAATTGGTCGCTGATGCAAAGAAACATGCTTGAGTATACACCGGTAGATCTTAATCTCTTTGATTTAGTGAATAAAAAAATTGAAATTTCAAGTCAGAGTGCGATAAAGAAAAATATCACTGTCACAAACAAAGTAGACACCAGAACTATAGTTTTTGCTGATGATAATATGCTTCGCTCGGTTGTTCATAACCTTATAACAAACGCAATTAAATTCACCAAATCTGATGGACGTGTAATTATTTCATCTATTGAGAAAGATGGTTTTGTTGAAGTGTGTATCCAGGACACAGGAATAGGTATCGAATCAGAAAAAATTTCTACTCTGTTCGACTTTAACATGTTAGCTACAAGTATAGGGACCGATGGAGAAAAGGGAACAGGACTTGGATTACCTCTCTGTAAAGAATTCGTAGAAAAAAACGGCGGTAAAATTTGGGCAGAGAGTGAATTAGGAGAGGGATCAAAATTTAAATTCACTTTAAACAAATCAATCTCATAA
- a CDS encoding PAS domain-containing protein yields MKKKIVSKRSPVKKNKIASEVSSSNNSFYVVGIGASAGGLEALERFFGNMTESSGMAFVVVTHLDPNHVSIMPELIQKSTKMKLFQAADGMVVEPNHVYVAPANRDIAILHGIIQLIEPPEAHGFRLPIDFFFKSLSADLAEKAICIILSGMASDGTTGLKAVKNELGMVMVQDPKSAKFDGMPSSAIKTGLADYILPPEEMPEQLIKYTSQKINGVYFDRAITDGKIPDSFQKIFILLRTHTGHDFSHYKHNTIYRRVERRMNIAQLDTLPNYIRLLQENPAEIKSLFKELLIGVTNFFRDPESFEKLKKVLLELVKTKPDNSQIRIWVPGCYTGEEAYSVAIILKECLNEVKKNFNVQIFATDIDNNAIEKARIGSFSGIESDISKERLNRFFTSEGNLYQIRKEIREMLVFAPQSIIKDPPFTKLDLISCRNLLIYLNTELQKKIIPLFHYSLLPKGILFLGSSETISGFVDLFSIIDNKWKIYKRRESIYSAQPFMEFPVSRPLGKTNEIIMEKNEIKNITQLAEKVILQSYSPNCVIITANGDIVYIHGKTGKYLELTNGEAKMNIFEMAREGLQQELPALIRKVIAGKKSLTAEGIKVKTNGSKQFINLTIKPIKEPKEMLGYLLIIFEEVTPQKKVPTSKKIHYEKKSEKIIRELEHDLKATKENLRSTIEELETSNEELKSTNEEMQSTNEEMQSSNEEMETSKEELQSLNEELITVNTELQNKNDELSVLNNDMKNLMDSNDIPTIFLDNNLLIKRFTYHATKVVNLIASDIGRPISHIATNLKYEKFIEDSKEVLRTLVFKEVELQTKDGTWYQMRILPYRTSSNMIDGLVITFTHIHKIKTAYEEISKLNQDIQLAREYSDNIVDTVRDSLLILDKELKVLSANRSFYKLFNTVSEKTVGKFIYDLDDKNWDIPKLRELLEQILPKHNHFEDYEVEYNSALVGRKKLLLNAREIFQGDKESKLILLAIQFQSLK; encoded by the coding sequence ATGAAGAAGAAAATTGTTTCAAAAAGGTCTCCCGTCAAAAAAAATAAAATAGCCTCTGAAGTATCATCCTCAAATAATTCATTTTATGTAGTCGGAATAGGTGCATCTGCAGGCGGTTTAGAAGCTCTCGAAAGATTTTTCGGAAATATGACCGAGAGTTCTGGAATGGCTTTTGTTGTAGTGACACATTTAGATCCAAATCATGTAAGTATTATGCCGGAACTAATTCAAAAATCTACCAAGATGAAATTATTTCAAGCTGCAGACGGAATGGTTGTTGAACCAAATCATGTGTATGTCGCACCGGCAAATAGGGATATAGCAATTCTTCACGGGATAATACAATTAATAGAACCCCCCGAGGCACATGGGTTCCGACTTCCAATCGATTTTTTCTTCAAATCTCTTTCTGCGGATTTAGCTGAAAAAGCTATTTGTATAATCCTTTCAGGTATGGCTTCCGACGGTACTACAGGGTTAAAAGCTGTGAAGAATGAATTAGGAATGGTAATGGTGCAGGATCCCAAATCAGCAAAATTTGATGGTATGCCAAGCAGCGCCATAAAAACCGGATTAGCCGACTACATTCTCCCGCCGGAAGAAATGCCCGAACAATTGATTAAATATACTTCTCAAAAAATTAATGGTGTTTATTTCGATAGGGCAATTACTGATGGTAAAATCCCCGATTCATTTCAGAAAATTTTTATATTGCTCAGAACTCATACCGGCCACGACTTTTCACATTACAAACATAATACAATCTACCGGCGTGTAGAAAGAAGAATGAATATAGCTCAATTGGATACTCTCCCGAACTATATCAGGTTGCTTCAGGAAAATCCGGCAGAAATTAAATCCTTGTTTAAAGAACTTTTGATTGGCGTAACAAATTTTTTCAGAGATCCTGAATCGTTTGAGAAATTGAAAAAGGTATTATTAGAGTTAGTAAAAACTAAGCCGGATAATAGTCAAATAAGAATATGGGTACCCGGTTGTTATACCGGTGAAGAGGCATACTCTGTCGCCATTATATTGAAAGAGTGCTTAAATGAAGTGAAGAAAAATTTCAACGTGCAAATATTTGCCACAGATATAGATAATAATGCAATTGAAAAAGCGCGTATAGGTTCATTCTCTGGAATTGAATCCGATATTAGTAAAGAACGTTTGAATCGTTTTTTTACTTCCGAAGGAAATCTTTATCAAATCAGAAAAGAAATTAGAGAAATGTTGGTCTTCGCGCCGCAGAGCATTATTAAAGATCCCCCATTTACGAAACTTGATCTAATTTCCTGCCGCAATCTTTTAATTTATTTAAATACCGAATTACAGAAAAAAATAATTCCTTTATTTCATTATAGTCTTTTACCTAAGGGAATACTTTTTCTGGGTTCTTCGGAAACAATTAGTGGATTTGTTGATCTGTTCTCAATAATAGATAATAAATGGAAAATTTATAAAAGAAGAGAATCAATTTACTCAGCACAACCTTTTATGGAATTCCCGGTGTCGAGACCATTAGGAAAAACTAATGAGATTATTATGGAAAAGAACGAAATAAAAAATATTACTCAATTAGCGGAAAAAGTCATTCTGCAAAGTTACTCTCCTAATTGTGTGATAATAACTGCGAATGGAGATATAGTTTATATTCATGGGAAAACCGGTAAATACCTAGAGCTTACTAACGGCGAAGCGAAGATGAACATTTTTGAAATGGCACGTGAAGGATTACAACAAGAACTTCCGGCATTAATTAGAAAAGTTATAGCAGGCAAGAAATCACTAACAGCTGAAGGAATAAAAGTAAAAACTAACGGCAGCAAGCAGTTTATAAATCTTACGATCAAACCGATCAAAGAACCTAAAGAAATGCTGGGTTATTTATTGATCATTTTTGAAGAAGTAACACCACAAAAAAAGGTACCGACTTCTAAAAAAATACATTATGAAAAGAAATCGGAAAAAATTATCAGAGAACTTGAACACGATTTAAAAGCGACTAAAGAAAATTTACGGTCAACCATTGAAGAATTGGAAACTTCCAACGAGGAATTGAAATCGACCAACGAGGAGATGCAATCAACTAACGAGGAGATGCAAAGTTCTAATGAAGAAATGGAAACTTCCAAAGAAGAATTACAGTCGCTTAATGAGGAATTGATAACGGTAAATACCGAGCTGCAGAATAAGAATGATGAATTATCGGTTCTTAATAATGATATGAAAAACCTGATGGATAGCAATGATATTCCTACCATTTTTCTTGATAATAATTTACTTATTAAAAGATTTACGTATCATGCAACAAAAGTTGTAAACCTGATTGCATCCGATATTGGAAGACCAATAAGCCATATAGCCACGAATCTCAAATATGAAAAGTTTATTGAGGACTCAAAAGAAGTTTTAAGAACCCTTGTTTTTAAAGAAGTTGAATTACAAACCAAGGATGGAACCTGGTATCAAATGCGGATATTACCTTACCGGACATCGAGCAATATGATTGATGGACTTGTGATTACCTTTACACATATTCACAAAATAAAAACTGCCTATGAAGAGATCAGTAAGCTAAACCAGGATATTCAGCTTGCGCGTGAATATTCAGATAATATTGTTGATACGGTTAGAGATTCGCTTCTTATTCTTGATAAGGAATTGAAAGTTCTTTCGGCCAACCGTTCTTTTTATAAATTATTTAACACCGTCAGCGAAAAAACTGTCGGTAAGTTTATTTATGATCTTGACGATAAAAATTGGGATATCCCTAAGCTGCGAGAACTGCTTGAACAAATACTACCTAAACACAATCATTTTGAGGATTACGAAGTTGAATATAATTCTGCATTAGTGGGCAGAAAAAAATTACTATTGAATGCCCGTGAAATTTTTCAAGGAGATAAAGAATCTAAACTCATTCTTCTTGCAATCCAGTTCCAAAGTCTAAAATAA
- a CDS encoding divalent metal cation transporter — protein MNKIKIVSARLKKYWHILGPGLITGASDDDPSGIATYSQAGAGFGFATLWTAIITFPLMAAVQEMCARIGMVTQEGLTGTLKKKYHKSFLYIMALFSFPAITLNIGADIQGMGAVANLLIPQIPSFFFSILFTALLIFVIVKYPYTKLAATLKWLCISLLLYVIVPFMVHANWREVLNSTFIPTIHFNKAFFGILVAILGTTISPYLFFWQATMEAEDMAHSTKKIIINKRILDNMKMDIDFGMLFSNLVMFFIILTTGAVLYKAGIRQIDTVGQAAKALEPLTGKLTYLLFAVGVIGTGFLAIPVLAGSLSYILAETFNWKEGLDKKFHEAKGFYVTLIISLLVGLSLEFLGISPIQALIYTAVLYGLTAPVMIAIIMHICNNKKVMGEFTNKKWSNILGTITLILMSVAAAALIYFQFK, from the coding sequence GTGAATAAAATTAAAATAGTTTCTGCAAGACTTAAAAAATATTGGCATATACTTGGTCCAGGCTTAATTACAGGCGCAAGCGATGATGACCCTTCCGGGATCGCAACGTATTCACAAGCAGGCGCAGGTTTTGGTTTTGCAACTCTTTGGACTGCAATTATTACTTTTCCTCTTATGGCTGCCGTACAGGAAATGTGCGCACGAATCGGTATGGTTACTCAAGAAGGATTAACAGGAACACTCAAAAAAAAATATCATAAAAGCTTTCTATATATAATGGCGTTGTTTAGTTTTCCGGCAATAACACTGAACATCGGCGCAGATATACAGGGCATGGGAGCTGTTGCCAATTTACTTATACCTCAAATTCCTTCATTTTTTTTCAGCATACTTTTTACGGCTCTACTTATTTTCGTGATAGTCAAATACCCATATACTAAACTTGCGGCTACATTAAAATGGCTTTGTATATCATTATTATTATATGTGATAGTTCCTTTCATGGTGCATGCGAATTGGAGGGAAGTTTTAAATAGTACTTTTATCCCAACTATTCATTTCAACAAAGCTTTTTTTGGAATACTTGTTGCAATTCTTGGAACTACAATTTCTCCGTACCTGTTTTTCTGGCAAGCTACTATGGAAGCTGAAGACATGGCTCACAGCACCAAAAAAATTATAATTAATAAAAGAATTTTAGACAACATGAAGATGGATATCGATTTCGGAATGTTGTTTTCGAATCTTGTTATGTTTTTTATAATACTTACAACCGGAGCTGTTTTATACAAGGCAGGCATAAGACAAATTGATACAGTAGGCCAAGCAGCTAAAGCATTAGAACCTTTAACAGGTAAACTTACTTATTTACTTTTTGCCGTCGGTGTAATAGGAACAGGTTTTTTGGCAATCCCGGTTTTGGCAGGATCACTTTCCTATATTTTAGCTGAGACTTTTAATTGGAAGGAAGGGTTGGACAAAAAATTTCACGAAGCCAAAGGATTTTACGTTACGCTTATTATCTCGCTTCTGGTAGGATTGTCGTTGGAATTTCTAGGTATAAGCCCGATACAGGCACTTATTTATACGGCTGTATTGTATGGCTTAACGGCGCCGGTAATGATTGCCATTATTATGCACATTTGTAACAACAAAAAAGTTATGGGGGAATTTACAAATAAAAAATGGTCAAATATTCTTGGAACAATAACTCTTATACTAATGAGTGTAGCCGCCGCTGCATTAATCTATTTCCAGTTCAAATAG
- a CDS encoding LysE family transporter, which produces MELIILLKGILIGFAMAVPVGPIGIMCIRKTLTEGRLRGLIIGLGAATADMLYGCVAAFGLTIISNTLVSQKIWIRLVGGALLLFLGVRTFGALPADPKIAIKSSSGILRSYLTTVFLTLTNPMTIFAFIAIFAALGLGAGLSYLSAAALVVGVFIGSGLWFFLLSSGVTLFRKKLDLVGLQWVNKIAGILIIISGVYAIASLL; this is translated from the coding sequence ATGGAATTAATAATTCTTCTAAAGGGAATTTTGATTGGTTTTGCGATGGCAGTTCCTGTTGGACCCATTGGAATTATGTGTATACGCAAAACACTTACCGAAGGACGATTACGAGGTTTAATTATTGGTCTTGGTGCCGCAACTGCAGATATGCTTTACGGATGTGTTGCTGCATTTGGACTTACAATCATTTCAAATACGCTTGTCAGTCAAAAAATTTGGATACGGCTGGTTGGAGGTGCTCTTCTACTATTCCTTGGTGTAAGAACATTTGGTGCTCTCCCTGCAGATCCCAAAATCGCTATCAAAAGCAGCAGTGGAATTTTAAGATCATATCTAACTACTGTTTTCCTAACACTCACTAATCCTATGACTATCTTTGCTTTTATAGCAATATTTGCCGCACTAGGATTAGGGGCCGGTCTTAGTTATTTATCTGCCGCGGCTCTTGTAGTAGGAGTTTTTATTGGTTCAGGTTTATGGTTCTTTCTGCTTAGCTCCGGTGTTACACTTTTTAGAAAGAAGCTGGATTTAGTTGGGCTGCAATGGGTAAACAAAATTGCGGGTATTCTTATAATCATCTCCGGTGTTTATGCAATCGCAAGTCTGTTATGA
- a CDS encoding plasma-membrane proton-efflux P-type ATPase: MESNIKNTSEFKKISLEEMYKLLETTADGLSDSEVKIRLEKFGNNEIVEKKQSSFLEFILRYWGPMPWLLELAMGLAFALNHYVEGIIIFTLLTSNAIIGQIHSSGSHKVMELLKKKLAIKSKVLRNKKWSAQDAKGIVVGDIVSVKLGDIVPADAKIISGELSVDQSALTGESLPIEIYPSDIIYSGSVVKRGEAINIVVNTGANTFFGKTAELIKIAKPKSHQEEMMMSVVKYMIYLGIAASIVVSVSALLMHLSILIMLTFVIVVLLGAIPAALPAVLTIVQSVGATELAKKGALVTKLDSVEDAASIDIICFDKTGTITQNKLSVVDSISFSGNKKEDVLRIASLTSQSEGMDLIDLAIIEYAKKSDINFNEYKQVSYTPFDPSTKRTEAIIESEGKRFRSVKGAAQMILSLCPNVDKGTLDEVNKTIDGFSKKGYRTIAVARSGVDDLNNLKIIGLLPLADPPRPDSKSMIDQARKLGIKPLMLTGDSIEIAKEISNQIGIGNNIIRMSDIKDLSAEKQLEIVSKCDGFAEIYPEDKYKIVKLLQSGGHIVGMTGDGVNDAPALKQAEMGIAVSNSTDVAKAAASVVLTESGVGVIIDAVTISRQTYQRMLTWVLNKVIKVIEFVVFLSIGFFWLHNILLSLIGMTLLVFANDFVIMTLATDNVKSTTNPNKWNVGNLILASLVPALFYVLGDIIIILIGINYLHLQWKELTTLVMLSFIFNSQFRVLIVRERKHFWSSLPGKGLLISTTSAIIGIAFISLFGILVPSLNLLIVLSVLGLSALFTFGIDFPKFYLFKKFGL, encoded by the coding sequence TTGGAATCAAATATTAAGAATACATCTGAATTTAAAAAGATCTCCTTAGAAGAGATGTATAAACTTCTTGAGACGACTGCAGATGGACTTTCAGATTCCGAAGTGAAGATTCGTCTTGAGAAATTCGGCAATAACGAAATAGTAGAAAAGAAACAGAGTTCCTTTCTCGAATTTATTCTGCGTTATTGGGGGCCTATGCCGTGGCTGCTGGAACTTGCTATGGGACTTGCCTTCGCTTTAAATCATTACGTTGAAGGAATAATAATTTTTACATTGTTAACGTCAAACGCCATAATAGGACAAATACATTCAAGCGGTTCACATAAAGTGATGGAACTGTTAAAGAAAAAACTTGCCATTAAATCAAAAGTACTGCGGAATAAAAAATGGTCGGCGCAAGATGCAAAAGGAATTGTGGTAGGGGATATTGTCTCTGTAAAACTTGGAGACATTGTACCCGCAGATGCCAAAATTATATCGGGCGAACTTTCTGTTGATCAATCAGCACTTACCGGAGAATCTCTTCCAATCGAAATATATCCATCAGATATTATTTATTCTGGCTCAGTGGTAAAACGTGGAGAAGCCATTAATATAGTAGTTAACACCGGCGCAAACACTTTTTTTGGCAAGACAGCTGAACTGATAAAAATAGCGAAGCCGAAATCACATCAAGAAGAAATGATGATGTCTGTGGTAAAGTATATGATTTATCTCGGTATTGCCGCATCCATTGTGGTTTCAGTATCTGCCTTACTTATGCATTTAAGCATTCTTATAATGTTGACCTTCGTAATTGTTGTCCTTTTGGGAGCTATTCCTGCGGCTCTTCCGGCAGTCCTTACAATTGTGCAATCTGTTGGCGCAACTGAGCTTGCAAAAAAAGGAGCATTAGTGACAAAGCTAGATTCAGTAGAAGACGCTGCCTCGATCGATATTATTTGCTTTGACAAAACCGGCACGATCACTCAAAACAAGTTATCGGTTGTTGATAGTATTTCGTTTTCCGGCAACAAGAAAGAAGATGTTCTGAGAATAGCTTCTCTTACCTCACAATCGGAAGGAATGGACTTAATTGATCTTGCCATAATTGAATATGCCAAAAAATCGGATATTAATTTTAATGAGTACAAACAGGTTTCCTACACCCCATTCGATCCATCTACGAAAAGAACAGAGGCAATAATTGAATCAGAAGGAAAACGATTCAGATCTGTTAAAGGTGCTGCACAGATGATATTATCTCTGTGTCCTAATGTAGATAAAGGAACATTAGATGAAGTAAACAAAACTATAGATGGTTTTTCCAAGAAAGGTTATAGAACGATAGCTGTTGCCAGATCAGGTGTAGATGATTTAAATAATCTCAAGATAATAGGATTGCTGCCCCTGGCAGATCCGCCAAGACCGGATTCAAAAAGTATGATAGACCAAGCAAGAAAGTTGGGTATTAAGCCGTTAATGCTTACAGGAGATAGTATTGAAATAGCAAAGGAAATTTCAAATCAGATTGGTATTGGTAATAACATTATTCGCATGTCGGACATTAAAGATTTGAGCGCTGAAAAACAGTTGGAGATCGTTAGTAAATGTGATGGATTTGCAGAAATATATCCCGAAGACAAATATAAGATTGTTAAACTTTTACAATCCGGAGGACATATTGTAGGAATGACCGGGGATGGAGTTAACGATGCGCCCGCTTTGAAACAAGCGGAGATGGGAATAGCTGTAAGCAATTCGACAGATGTAGCAAAAGCAGCAGCAAGTGTAGTCTTAACTGAATCCGGTGTGGGTGTAATAATAGATGCGGTAACAATAAGCAGGCAGACATACCAACGAATGCTAACATGGGTTCTCAATAAAGTTATTAAGGTTATAGAATTTGTTGTTTTTCTTTCGATAGGATTTTTTTGGCTTCATAATATTTTGCTTTCTCTTATTGGAATGACCTTACTAGTATTTGCAAATGATTTTGTGATAATGACTCTTGCAACCGACAATGTAAAGAGTACAACTAACCCGAATAAGTGGAACGTAGGGAATTTAATCTTAGCTTCTCTTGTTCCGGCACTCTTCTATGTCTTGGGAGACATCATTATAATTTTAATTGGTATTAATTATTTGCATTTGCAATGGAAAGAACTAACTACTCTCGTAATGCTGAGTTTTATTTTTAACAGTCAATTTAGAGTTCTGATCGTTAGAGAAAGAAAACATTTCTGGTCATCGCTTCCGGGTAAAGGTTTGCTCATATCAACCACCTCGGCAATTATCGGAATTGCGTTTATAAGTTTATTCGGAATCCTTGTTCCATCGCTAAACTTACTTATAGTTCTTAGCGTTTTGGGATTGTCGGCGCTCTTTACATTCGGCATTGATTTCCCAAAATTTTATCTGTTCAAAAAATTCGGATTATAA